Proteins encoded within one genomic window of Streptomyces sp. NBC_01314:
- a CDS encoding glycerophosphodiester phosphodiesterase produces MHVRAVAAATTAFLGATVLLLPTPAAVAAAAEADTPLVVAHRGASAYAPENTLAAVDKADAMGFEWVENDVQRTRDGRLVVLHDATLARTTNVEELYPERAPWNVADFTAAEIARLDAGSWFNDSYAGARVPTLEQYMRRVSRNHQKLVLEIKNPQLYPGIEQETLKVLGNEGWLDPAHLEKLVIQSFGADTVRRVHELRPAVKTGFLGTPDIVDLPDYATFSDQINPSYTTISDSYVAAIHALKSPHGKPLEILTWTVNDAVNARRVAGYGVNGIITNKPDVVREATRG; encoded by the coding sequence ATGCACGTGCGCGCAGTTGCCGCCGCGACCACAGCGTTCTTGGGGGCCACCGTGCTCCTGCTCCCCACTCCCGCTGCCGTTGCGGCAGCCGCCGAAGCCGACACTCCGCTGGTCGTCGCGCACCGCGGAGCTTCCGCCTATGCGCCCGAGAACACGTTGGCCGCCGTCGACAAGGCCGACGCGATGGGCTTCGAGTGGGTCGAGAACGACGTCCAGCGCACCAGGGACGGCAGGCTCGTCGTCCTCCATGACGCGACGCTGGCACGGACGACCAACGTCGAGGAGCTCTATCCGGAGCGCGCGCCCTGGAACGTGGCGGACTTCACCGCCGCCGAGATCGCGCGCCTGGACGCGGGCAGCTGGTTCAACGACAGCTACGCGGGCGCGCGCGTTCCGACGCTGGAGCAGTACATGAGGCGCGTGTCACGCAACCACCAGAAGCTCGTCCTGGAGATCAAGAACCCCCAGCTCTATCCGGGCATCGAGCAGGAGACCCTGAAGGTGCTCGGCAACGAGGGCTGGCTCGACCCGGCACACCTCGAGAAGTTGGTGATCCAGAGCTTCGGCGCCGACACCGTCCGGCGGGTCCACGAGCTGCGCCCGGCGGTGAAGACCGGCTTCCTCGGCACCCCTGACATCGTCGACCTGCCCGACTACGCGACGTTCAGCGACCAGATCAACCCCTCGTACACGACCATCTCCGATTCCTATGTGGCCGCGATCCACGCGCTGAAGAGTCCACACGGGAAGCCCTTGGAGATCCTCACCTGGACCGTGAACGACGCGGTCAACGCCCGCCGGGTGGCGGGCTACGGGGTGAACGGCATCATCACCAACAAGCCGGACGTGGTCAGAGAGGCCACGCGGGGCTGA
- a CDS encoding TerD family protein → MTVNMTKGQAISLQKNDGGSLTAVRMGLGWQAAPRRGLFGSRTREIDLDASAVLFADKQPVDVVFFRHLVSDDGSVRHTGDNLVGGVGQGGDDEAILVDLARIPVHIDQIVFTVNSFTGQTFQEVQNAFCRLVDETNGQELARYTLAGGGQYTAQIMAKVHRAGTGWQMTAIGTPANGRTFQDLMPAILPVL, encoded by the coding sequence GTGACCGTCAACATGACCAAGGGTCAGGCCATCAGTCTGCAGAAGAACGACGGAGGCAGCCTGACCGCGGTACGCATGGGTCTCGGCTGGCAGGCTGCCCCCCGGCGCGGCCTGTTCGGATCCCGCACCCGTGAGATCGACCTCGACGCCTCCGCCGTGCTGTTCGCGGACAAGCAGCCCGTCGACGTCGTCTTCTTCCGTCACCTGGTGAGCGACGACGGCTCCGTGCGCCACACCGGCGACAACCTGGTCGGCGGCGTGGGTCAGGGCGGCGACGACGAGGCGATCCTCGTCGACCTGGCCCGGATCCCGGTCCACATCGACCAGATCGTCTTCACCGTGAACTCCTTCACGGGCCAGACCTTCCAGGAGGTGCAGAACGCGTTCTGCCGTCTGGTCGACGAGACCAACGGCCAGGAGCTCGCGCGCTACACCCTCGCCGGCGGCGGCCAGTACACGGCCCAGATCATGGCCAAGGTGCACCGCGCGGGCACGGGCTGGCAGATGACCGCCATCGGTACGCCCGCCAACGGCCGCACCTTCCAGGACCTCATGCCGGCGATCCTGCCGGTCCTGTAG
- a CDS encoding methyltransferase domain-containing protein gives MMRTDGYLLDHRQAETGQGPDAFATLFDPTTFRHLEGFGLGSGWRCWEVGAGGTSVVSWLAKKVGPTGKVMATDTDISWAVPSVTRPPVEARVHHVGVDQPPGDGFDLVHARLALAQAPDRERALLSMIKALRPGGRLLIEDADPALQPLACLEESGPEHQLANRLREAVRALLAERGIDPAHGRRLPRLLRAAGLRGVEADAHFPIASTACAALESATIAQLREALVTANLATVEEIDRHLANVASGAMNIAAPPLISAWGRKA, from the coding sequence ATGATGCGAACCGACGGGTATCTCCTCGACCACCGGCAGGCCGAGACGGGCCAGGGCCCCGACGCCTTCGCCACGCTCTTCGACCCCACGACGTTCCGGCACCTGGAGGGTTTCGGTCTGGGCTCCGGCTGGCGATGCTGGGAGGTCGGCGCGGGCGGCACGTCCGTGGTCTCCTGGCTGGCCAAGAAGGTCGGACCGACCGGCAAGGTCATGGCGACCGACACCGACATCTCATGGGCCGTCCCCTCGGTCACCCGCCCCCCGGTCGAGGCCCGCGTCCACCACGTGGGCGTGGACCAGCCGCCGGGGGACGGCTTCGACCTCGTCCACGCCCGGCTCGCCCTGGCCCAGGCGCCGGACCGCGAGCGAGCACTGCTGTCGATGATCAAGGCTCTGCGTCCCGGCGGACGGCTCCTGATCGAGGACGCCGACCCCGCCCTCCAGCCCCTGGCCTGCCTCGAGGAATCCGGCCCCGAGCACCAGCTGGCGAACCGGCTCCGCGAAGCCGTCCGCGCGCTGCTCGCCGAACGTGGAATCGACCCGGCGCACGGCCGCCGGCTCCCGCGCCTGCTGCGCGCGGCGGGACTGCGGGGTGTGGAGGCCGACGCGCACTTTCCCATCGCCTCGACGGCCTGTGCCGCGCTGGAGTCGGCGACGATCGCCCAGCTCCGCGAAGCGCTCGTCACGGCGAACCTCGCCACGGTAGAGGAGATCGACCGGCATCTGGCCAACGTGGCCTCCGGCGCGATGAACATCGCCGCCCCGCCACTGATCTCGGCGTGGGGACGGAAGGCGTAA
- a CDS encoding methylated-DNA--[protein]-cysteine S-methyltransferase: MNSHAQDEQQVVWAVVGSDIGPLLLAATDDGLVNVVFHATDAVRDRTLERLASRLGTTPVEAPRAPQLAEAIRQVEAYFAGERHAFELPLDWSLISGFNRQVLRELASGVAYGSVVGYGDLARRVGQPGAAQAVGVAMGSNPLPVVVPCHRVVESDGGIGGFGGGLETKRKLLALEGVLPEPLF, translated from the coding sequence ATGAACAGCCATGCGCAGGACGAGCAGCAGGTCGTGTGGGCCGTCGTCGGCTCGGACATCGGTCCGCTGCTGCTGGCGGCGACGGACGACGGCCTGGTGAACGTCGTGTTCCACGCCACGGACGCGGTGCGCGACCGGACACTCGAGCGGCTCGCCTCCCGCCTCGGCACCACCCCCGTGGAGGCCCCCCGCGCACCCCAGCTGGCCGAGGCGATACGTCAGGTCGAGGCGTACTTCGCGGGCGAGCGGCACGCCTTCGAGCTGCCGCTGGACTGGTCGCTGATCTCCGGGTTCAACCGTCAGGTGCTGCGCGAGCTGGCGTCCGGCGTCGCCTACGGCTCGGTCGTGGGCTATGGCGATCTGGCGCGGCGCGTGGGGCAGCCGGGCGCGGCCCAGGCGGTGGGGGTCGCGATGGGGTCGAATCCGCTGCCCGTGGTGGTGCCGTGCCACCGGGTGGTCGAGAGCGACGGCGGCATCGGGGGGTTCGGCGGCGGACTGGAGACCAAGCGGAAGCTGCTGGCACTGGAGGGGGTGCTTCCGGAGCCCTTGTTCTGA
- a CDS encoding magnesium and cobalt transport protein CorA has protein sequence MSMAGNLRKVAGLDKVGGLRRMARLARRRPRVDLSHPARSPLGTSVVNCVTYHKGVRSPGGRDVVEAVKQVRRHDHGFVWLGLHEPTQREFAGIAELFDLHPLAVEDAVEAHQRPKLERYGDTLFAVFKTVCYVEHTELTATSEVVHTGEIMVFVGADFVITVRHGRHGSLGPLREELEADPEQLSKGPAAVLHAIADHVVDDYLNVTDSVQTDIDQVETDVFAANGARVDPGRIYQLKRELLELKRAVAPLARPLLELTSRPIRVVDPEIQAYFRDVSDHLLRATEQIAAFDELLNSILQAHLAQVSVAQNEDMRRITAWAALIAVPTMVCGVYGMNFEHMPELHWKFGYPLVLGVIATGCVTLYRGFKRNGWL, from the coding sequence ATGTCCATGGCAGGGAATCTGCGCAAGGTCGCCGGCCTCGACAAGGTCGGCGGCCTCCGCAGGATGGCACGGCTGGCCCGAAGGCGCCCCCGCGTCGACCTCAGCCATCCGGCCCGCTCCCCGCTGGGCACCTCGGTGGTGAACTGCGTGACGTACCACAAGGGCGTCCGCTCCCCCGGCGGCCGCGATGTCGTCGAGGCCGTCAAGCAGGTCCGCAGGCACGACCACGGCTTCGTGTGGCTGGGGCTGCACGAACCGACGCAGCGGGAGTTCGCCGGCATCGCCGAGCTCTTCGACCTGCACCCGCTGGCGGTCGAGGACGCGGTCGAGGCCCATCAGCGCCCGAAACTGGAGCGGTACGGCGACACACTGTTCGCGGTGTTCAAGACGGTCTGCTACGTCGAGCACACCGAACTGACCGCGACCAGCGAGGTGGTGCACACCGGCGAGATCATGGTCTTCGTCGGCGCCGACTTCGTGATCACGGTTCGGCACGGACGGCACGGCTCTCTCGGCCCCCTGCGCGAGGAACTGGAGGCGGACCCGGAGCAGTTGTCCAAGGGACCGGCCGCGGTGCTGCACGCGATCGCGGACCACGTGGTCGACGACTACCTGAACGTCACGGACTCGGTCCAGACGGACATCGACCAGGTCGAGACCGATGTGTTCGCCGCGAACGGCGCGCGCGTCGACCCTGGGCGCATCTACCAGCTCAAGCGCGAACTGCTCGAACTGAAGCGGGCGGTGGCCCCGCTCGCCCGCCCGCTCCTGGAACTGACCTCACGACCGATCCGGGTGGTCGACCCGGAGATACAAGCCTACTTCCGGGACGTCTCCGACCACCTGCTGCGGGCCACCGAGCAGATCGCCGCGTTCGACGAACTACTGAACTCGATTCTGCAGGCGCACCTGGCGCAGGTCAGCGTCGCGCAGAACGAGGACATGCGGAGGATCACGGCGTGGGCGGCGCTGATCGCCGTGCCGACCATGGTGTGCGGGGTGTACGGCATGAACTTCGAGCACATGCCCGAGCTGCACTGGAAGTTCGGCTATCCGCTGGTCCTGGGAGTCATAGCCACCGGCTGCGTCACCCTCTACCGAGGCTTCAAGCGCAACGGGTGGCTGTGA
- a CDS encoding carbohydrate kinase family protein, whose product MNGALLVVGDVVTDVVARHRGPLAPGTDTASAIETLPGGAGANVACWAAYRGCADVRLLGRVGMDGAEWHERELRASGVLPHLVVDPDAATGTVICLVDTGDAAERTFLTDSGAALRFDPDDWSPSLLDGVARLHLSGYLFFSEPSRALVSVALEAARARGVPVSVDPASAGFLTRLGVDRFLSLVEGVDLLLPSRDEACLLTGLPDPGDAAAKLSRLVPLVVAKQGVDGALVARGGSVESRIPAAPAAPRDTTGAGDAFTGAFLAALLAGAEAEEAAVEGCGAGAQAVEKVGGRPPTAG is encoded by the coding sequence GTGAACGGGGCGTTGCTCGTCGTGGGGGACGTCGTCACGGATGTCGTCGCCCGGCACCGCGGGCCGCTCGCGCCGGGCACCGACACGGCCTCCGCGATCGAAACGCTGCCGGGCGGGGCCGGCGCCAACGTGGCCTGCTGGGCGGCCTACCGGGGCTGCGCGGACGTGCGGCTGCTCGGTCGCGTGGGCATGGACGGGGCCGAGTGGCACGAACGGGAGCTGCGGGCTTCGGGGGTACTGCCCCACCTGGTCGTCGATCCGGACGCGGCTACGGGGACGGTGATCTGCCTGGTCGACACGGGCGACGCGGCCGAACGCACGTTCCTCACCGACAGTGGCGCCGCGCTGCGGTTCGACCCTGACGACTGGTCACCGTCGCTGCTCGACGGGGTCGCGCGGCTGCATCTGTCGGGCTACCTGTTCTTCTCGGAGCCGAGTCGCGCGCTGGTGTCCGTGGCCCTGGAGGCGGCCCGCGCGCGTGGAGTGCCGGTGAGCGTCGATCCCGCGTCGGCGGGGTTCCTCACGCGACTGGGCGTGGACCGTTTCCTCTCGCTCGTCGAGGGGGTCGACCTGCTGTTGCCCAGCCGCGACGAGGCGTGCCTGCTGACCGGACTGCCCGATCCGGGCGACGCGGCGGCCAAGTTGAGCCGTCTCGTTCCCCTGGTCGTCGCCAAGCAGGGCGTCGACGGCGCGCTGGTCGCCCGCGGCGGCAGCGTCGAGTCGCGGATTCCGGCGGCTCCCGCCGCGCCCCGCGACACCACCGGCGCGGGTGACGCCTTCACCGGGGCGTTCCTGGCCGCGCTGCTCGCGGGCGCGGAGGCCGAGGAAGCGGCGGTCGAGGGGTGCGGGGCGGGGGCGCAGGCGGTGGAGAAGGTGGGCGGAAGGCCGCCGACGGCCGGCTGA
- a CDS encoding VOC family protein has translation MNENTTRLDHVVLWVQEPIAAADFYEQVVGLEPVRVTEYAEGKAPFPSVRLNDETLLDLMPLAVAETMRMVPGAADSAGHPVNHVCLALPADAFDELRTRLEARVVPVSDFSYDFFGARGPARRSFYFRDPDGNVIEARHYD, from the coding sequence ATGAATGAGAACACGACACGTCTCGACCATGTCGTCCTCTGGGTACAGGAGCCGATCGCCGCAGCCGACTTCTACGAGCAGGTCGTCGGCCTGGAGCCCGTCAGGGTCACCGAGTACGCGGAGGGGAAGGCCCCCTTCCCCTCCGTACGGCTCAACGACGAGACCCTCCTCGACCTCATGCCGCTGGCCGTGGCCGAGACCATGAGAATGGTGCCTGGCGCCGCCGACAGCGCGGGCCACCCGGTCAACCATGTCTGCCTCGCCCTGCCCGCCGACGCCTTCGACGAACTGCGCACGCGTCTGGAGGCACGGGTGGTCCCCGTCTCGGACTTCTCGTACGACTTTTTCGGCGCACGTGGACCGGCCCGGCGCAGCTTCTACTTCCGGGACCCGGACGGCAACGTGATCGAGGCCCGGCACTACGACTGA
- a CDS encoding uridine kinase has protein sequence MGRVRIEAITWERLGDLLADRLLDLKPDDGSPWPRIAFDGAPAARPGDLAVRVSEALRIRGRPSLIVGTEGFLRPASLRFEYGHEDVEAYYDGWFDTAALWREVFGPLDPGGTGRVLPDLWDPTTDRATRSPYVQLPPGAILLTHGPLLLKHWFPFDLTVHVLLSPGALRRRTPEGEHWTLPAFERYAAETDPAGTADVLVRADDPRHPAWNG, from the coding sequence ATGGGCCGTGTGCGAATCGAAGCGATCACCTGGGAACGGCTCGGCGACCTCCTCGCCGACCGCCTCCTCGACCTGAAGCCGGACGACGGCTCGCCCTGGCCGCGCATCGCCTTCGACGGCGCCCCGGCCGCCCGCCCGGGAGACCTCGCGGTACGGGTGTCGGAGGCACTGCGCATACGCGGTCGACCCTCGCTCATCGTGGGCACCGAGGGGTTTCTCCGGCCCGCCTCGCTCCGGTTCGAGTACGGCCACGAGGACGTGGAGGCGTACTACGACGGCTGGTTCGACACCGCCGCCCTGTGGCGCGAGGTCTTCGGCCCGCTCGACCCCGGCGGCACGGGCCGGGTGCTGCCCGACCTCTGGGACCCCACCACCGACCGCGCGACCCGCAGCCCCTACGTCCAACTCCCGCCCGGCGCGATCCTGCTGACGCACGGCCCCCTCCTCCTGAAGCACTGGTTCCCTTTCGATCTGACCGTCCATGTCCTCCTCTCCCCGGGCGCCCTGCGTCGCCGCACCCCTGAGGGTGAGCACTGGACCCTCCCCGCCTTCGAGCGCTACGCGGCGGAGACCGACCCGGCCGGCACCGCCGATGTCCTGGTACGCGCCGACGACCCACGGCACCCGGCCTGGAACGGTTGA
- a CDS encoding CBS domain-containing protein, with product MTTAGDIMHRGAQWIPAHETLDRAAQLMRQLNVGALPISDQNERLCGILTDRDIVVGCVALGHDPTTITAGEMAKGTPRWIDANADIGEVLDEMKGHQIRRLPVIENKRLVGMISEADLAHHLSDDQIAAWVESVYAKSTTH from the coding sequence ATGACCACCGCCGGAGACATCATGCACCGCGGAGCCCAGTGGATCCCCGCACACGAGACCCTGGACCGCGCCGCGCAGCTGATGCGCCAGCTGAACGTCGGAGCACTCCCCATCAGCGACCAGAACGAACGGCTCTGCGGCATCCTCACCGACCGCGACATCGTCGTCGGCTGTGTCGCCCTGGGACACGACCCGACGACGATCACGGCGGGCGAGATGGCCAAGGGCACACCGCGCTGGATCGACGCCAATGCCGACATCGGTGAGGTGCTCGACGAGATGAAGGGGCACCAGATCCGCCGGCTCCCGGTGATCGAGAACAAGCGTCTCGTCGGCATGATCAGCGAAGCCGACCTGGCCCATCATCTGTCGGACGACCAGATCGCCGCCTGGGTCGAGAGCGTCTACGCGAAGAGCACGACGCACTGA
- a CDS encoding pseudouridine-5'-phosphate glycosidase, which translates to MLVVSEEVREAVDARRPVVALESTIIAHGLPRPRNLQVALELEEVVRQEGAVPATIAVLDGRPHIGLGKDQLERVANEDGIRKLGHRDLPLAVASGVSGATTVSATAQLAALAGVRVFATGGLGGVHREWTVTQDESADLGLLARTRITVVCAGVKSILDVPATLQRLETLGVAVAGYGTERFPGFYLSDSGHPVEWTLGSPGEVADVMRAQDALDGPRSALIVANPVPEEEQLDPGLHARVLAEALQACEAEGVTGQAVTPFLLGYLVRHTDGASLSANLAAVRGNVRLASRIAAAWAGA; encoded by the coding sequence GTGCTAGTGGTGTCCGAAGAGGTGCGGGAAGCGGTCGACGCGCGTCGACCCGTGGTGGCGCTGGAGTCCACGATCATCGCGCACGGGCTCCCCCGCCCGCGCAATCTGCAGGTGGCGCTGGAGCTGGAGGAGGTCGTACGGCAGGAGGGAGCCGTACCCGCGACGATCGCCGTGCTCGACGGGCGGCCCCACATCGGCCTCGGCAAGGACCAGTTGGAGCGGGTCGCGAACGAGGACGGCATCCGCAAGCTCGGCCACCGGGACCTGCCCCTCGCGGTGGCCTCGGGGGTGAGCGGCGCGACCACCGTGTCGGCGACCGCCCAACTGGCGGCCCTGGCGGGCGTACGGGTGTTCGCGACCGGCGGCCTCGGGGGTGTGCACCGGGAGTGGACGGTCACCCAGGACGAATCCGCCGACCTGGGGCTTCTCGCACGCACCCGGATCACGGTGGTGTGCGCGGGCGTGAAGTCGATCCTGGACGTCCCGGCCACCCTGCAGCGCCTGGAGACGCTGGGCGTCGCGGTCGCCGGGTACGGCACGGAACGCTTCCCCGGCTTCTACCTGTCCGACTCGGGTCATCCGGTGGAGTGGACGCTCGGGTCGCCGGGCGAGGTCGCGGACGTCATGCGGGCGCAGGACGCGCTCGACGGCCCGCGGTCGGCGCTGATCGTCGCCAACCCCGTGCCCGAGGAGGAGCAGCTCGATCCCGGGCTGCACGCGCGCGTGCTCGCCGAGGCGCTCCAGGCCTGTGAGGCGGAGGGCGTCACAGGGCAGGCGGTCACACCGTTCCTGCTGGGCTATCTGGTACGGCACACCGACGGCGCCTCCCTGAGCGCCAACCTGGCGGCGGTACGCGGCAACGTGCGGCTCGCGTCACGGATCGCGGCGGCCTGGGCCGGGGCGTGA
- the uvrB gene encoding excinuclease ABC subunit UvrB, whose protein sequence is MRPVSKIERTVAPLEVVSPFQPSGDQPTAIADLAQRIGAGEKDVVLLGATGTGKSATTAWMIEKLQRPTLVMAPNKTLAAQLANEFRELLPNNAVEYFVSYYDYYQPEAYVPQSDTYIEKDSSINEEVERLRHSATNSLLTRRDVVVVASVSCIYGLGTPQEYVDRMVPLRVGAEFDRDELLRRFVDIQYTRNDLAFSRGTFRVRGDTIEIFPVYEELAVRIEMFGDEIEALSTLHPLTGEIISDDQQLYVFPASHYVAGPERLERAANDIEKELGERLSELEKQGKLLEAQRLRMRTTYDLEMLRQIGSCSGVENYSMHFDGREPGSPPNTLLDYFPDDFLLVIDESHVTVPQIGAMYEGDASRKRTLVDHGFRLPSALDNRPLKWEEFQKRVGQTVYLSATPGQYELSRSDGHVEQIIRPTGLIDPEVVVKPTEGQIDDLVHEIRKRTEKDERVLVTTLTKKMAEDLTDYFLELGIQVRYLHSDVDTLRRVELLRELRAGEYDVLVGINLLREGLDLPEVSLVAILDADKEGFLRSGTSLIQTIGRAARNVSGQVHMYADRITPAMAKAIDETNRRREKQVAYNKANGIDPQPLRKKINDIVARIAREDVDTEQLLGTGYRQGKDGKGAKAPVPSLGGKAARSAKGKAKGSAPTDRPAADLAQQIEEMTERMRAAAADLQFEIAARLRDEVSEMKKELRQMREAGQA, encoded by the coding sequence ATGCGGCCCGTTTCCAAGATCGAACGCACGGTGGCGCCCCTCGAGGTCGTCAGCCCCTTCCAGCCGAGCGGTGACCAGCCCACAGCCATCGCCGACCTCGCCCAGCGCATCGGAGCAGGTGAGAAGGACGTCGTTTTGCTCGGCGCGACCGGCACCGGCAAGTCCGCCACCACCGCGTGGATGATCGAGAAGCTCCAGCGCCCCACCTTGGTGATGGCGCCGAACAAGACGCTGGCCGCCCAGCTGGCCAATGAGTTCCGCGAGCTGCTGCCGAACAACGCGGTCGAATACTTCGTCTCGTACTACGACTACTACCAGCCGGAGGCCTACGTCCCGCAGTCGGACACCTACATCGAGAAGGACTCCTCGATCAACGAGGAGGTCGAGCGCCTGCGCCACTCCGCGACCAACTCGCTGCTCACCCGCCGCGACGTCGTCGTGGTCGCCTCGGTCTCCTGCATCTACGGCCTCGGCACGCCACAGGAGTACGTGGACCGCATGGTCCCCCTCCGGGTCGGTGCGGAGTTCGACCGGGACGAGCTGCTGCGCCGCTTCGTGGACATCCAGTACACGCGCAACGACCTGGCGTTCAGCCGCGGAACCTTCCGCGTCCGCGGCGACACCATCGAGATCTTCCCGGTCTACGAGGAGCTCGCCGTCCGCATCGAGATGTTCGGCGACGAGATCGAGGCCCTCTCCACCCTCCACCCCCTCACCGGTGAGATCATCAGCGACGACCAGCAGCTGTACGTCTTCCCCGCCTCCCACTACGTCGCCGGCCCCGAGCGCCTGGAGCGCGCCGCCAACGACATCGAGAAGGAGCTGGGGGAGCGCCTGTCGGAGCTGGAGAAGCAGGGCAAGCTCCTGGAGGCCCAGCGACTGCGGATGCGCACGACGTACGACCTGGAGATGCTCCGTCAGATCGGCTCCTGCTCCGGCGTGGAGAACTACTCGATGCACTTCGACGGCCGCGAGCCCGGCTCGCCGCCGAACACCCTGCTGGACTACTTCCCGGACGACTTCCTCCTCGTCATCGACGAGTCGCACGTCACCGTTCCCCAGATCGGCGCGATGTACGAGGGTGACGCCTCTCGCAAGCGCACCCTCGTCGACCACGGCTTCCGGCTGCCCTCCGCCCTCGACAACCGCCCCTTGAAGTGGGAGGAGTTCCAAAAGCGCGTCGGCCAGACGGTCTACCTCTCGGCGACCCCCGGTCAGTACGAGCTGTCCCGCTCCGACGGCCACGTCGAGCAGATCATCCGCCCCACCGGCCTGATCGACCCCGAGGTCGTCGTCAAGCCGACCGAGGGCCAGATCGACGACCTGGTGCACGAGATCCGCAAGCGCACCGAGAAGGACGAGCGGGTCCTCGTCACCACCCTCACCAAGAAGATGGCCGAGGACCTCACCGACTACTTCCTGGAACTCGGCATCCAGGTCCGCTACCTCCACAGCGACGTCGACACCCTGCGCCGCGTCGAACTGCTGCGCGAGCTGCGGGCCGGTGAGTACGACGTCCTCGTGGGCATCAACCTCCTCCGGGAGGGCCTCGACCTCCCCGAGGTCTCCCTTGTGGCGATCCTCGACGCCGACAAGGAGGGCTTCCTGCGCTCCGGGACCTCGCTGATCCAGACCATCGGCCGCGCGGCGCGCAATGTGTCGGGTCAGGTCCACATGTACGCCGACAGGATCACCCCGGCGATGGCGAAGGCCATCGACGAGACCAACCGGCGCCGGGAGAAGCAGGTCGCGTACAACAAGGCGAACGGCATCGACCCTCAGCCGCTCCGGAAGAAGATCAACGACATCGTCGCGCGGATCGCCCGCGAGGACGTCGACACGGAGCAGCTTCTCGGCACGGGTTACCGCCAGGGGAAGGACGGCAAGGGCGCCAAGGCCCCCGTCCCCTCCCTCGGTGGCAAGGCGGCCAGGTCCGCCAAGGGCAAGGCCAAGGGGAGCGCCCCGACCGACCGCCCCGCGGCCGACCTCGCCCAGCAGATCGAGGAGATGACGGAGCGCATGCGCGCGGCCGCCGCCGACCTGCAGTTCGAGATCGCCGCCCGGCTGCGGGACGAGGTCTCCGAGATGAAGAAGGAACTGCGGCAGATGAGGGAGGCGGGCCAGGCCTGA
- a CDS encoding MHYT domain-containing protein, producing MQGTVDGFSYGLVTPVVAYLMACLGGALGLRCTTRSMLVDGRWRIGWLALGSAAIGSGIWTMHFVAMMGFKVLQTPVQYDPLTTFASLAVAIVMVGIGIFMVTSKGATGAALFTGGTITGLGIASMHYLGMAGMRLNGTLEYNTVTVAASVVIAVVAAIAALWAAGQVRGFLWSVGASLVMGIAVSGMHYTGMAALSVHLHSAAAPAPADGSSSAGLLAPLIIGPLVFLLLAGVVVMFDPFMIMGRFHGNPVERRPGIPAQATAHTCRRPESRTGQEHRERSSRTPQNR from the coding sequence ATGCAGGGCACGGTCGACGGCTTCAGCTACGGACTCGTCACACCGGTGGTGGCCTATCTCATGGCCTGCCTCGGTGGTGCGCTCGGCCTGCGCTGCACCACCAGATCGATGCTCGTCGACGGCCGTTGGCGGATCGGCTGGCTCGCGCTGGGCTCGGCGGCCATCGGCTCCGGCATCTGGACGATGCACTTCGTGGCGATGATGGGGTTCAAGGTCCTGCAGACCCCGGTTCAGTACGACCCCCTGACCACCTTCGCCAGCCTCGCCGTCGCGATCGTCATGGTCGGCATCGGCATCTTCATGGTCACCTCCAAGGGGGCGACCGGGGCCGCGCTCTTCACCGGCGGCACCATCACCGGCCTGGGCATAGCCTCCATGCACTATCTGGGCATGGCCGGTATGCGCCTCAACGGCACGCTCGAGTACAACACCGTCACCGTGGCCGCGTCGGTCGTCATCGCCGTGGTGGCCGCGATCGCCGCCCTGTGGGCCGCCGGACAGGTCCGCGGCTTCCTGTGGAGCGTCGGCGCGAGCCTTGTCATGGGAATCGCCGTCAGCGGCATGCACTACACGGGCATGGCCGCCCTCAGTGTCCATCTGCACAGCGCCGCGGCCCCGGCCCCGGCCGACGGTTCCTCGTCCGCCGGTCTGCTCGCCCCGCTGATCATCGGCCCGCTGGTCTTCCTGCTCCTCGCGGGCGTCGTCGTGATGTTCGACCCTTTCATGATCATGGGCAGGTTCCACGGGAACCCGGTGGAACGGCGGCCCGGCATCCCCGCCCAGGCCACCGCGCACACCTGCCGGCGTCCGGAGTCACGCACCGGCCAGGAGCACCGCGAACGGAGTTCCCGCACCCCGCAGAACCGCTGA